Genomic segment of Rhodococcus rhodochrous:
CCCTCGGCGACGAGACCTGCCGCCCGCAGTACCGGGAGAAGCTGCAGCAGTTCCTGTTCGCGCTCCCGCTCGACGAGGAGACGCGCCGCCGCGCCGAGATCAACCCGCTGCGCGTGCTCGACGACAAGCGCCCGGAGGTCCGCGAGATGACCGCCGACGCGCCGTTGATGCTCGACCACCTCTCGGACACCGCTCGCGCGCACTTCGACGAGGTGCTCGCGCACCTCGATGCGATCGGCGTTCCGTACGTCGTCAATCCGCGCATGGTGCGCGGTCTCGACTACTACACGAAGACCACCTTCGAGTTCGTCCACGACGGGCTCGGCGCCCAGTCCGGCATCGGTGGTGGTGGTCGCTACGACGGACTCATGGAACAGCTCGGCGGCCAGCCGCTCTCGGGCATCGGATTCGGGATCGGCGTCGATCGCACGGTTCTCGCGCTCGCCGCCGAGGGCAAGACCGCCGGCAGCCCCGCGCGGTGCGAGGTGTACGGGGTGCCGATGGGCGACGCCGCGAAGGCCGCGCTCGTGCCCATCGCGCACAAGCTGCGCGCCGCGGGTGTCCGCGTCGACCTCGCCTACGGTGGGCGCGGCCTCAAGGGCGCGATGAAGGCGGCCGACAAGTCCGGTGCCGTCGTCGCGCTCGTGCTCGGCGATCGCGAACTCGAGGCGGGCGAGATCGTCGTCAAGGATCTGCGCAACGGCGAGCAGCACAGCGTTGCACTCACGGACGTCGTAGCCCGTGTGGGTGAGGTCGTTGCCGGCGCATGACGACCGGGACGGTGCCACCGTCCCGCTCGATCTGATCCCGTCCCGGCTGCTCAGGCCACGCGCCCGCAGGATCGCGCTGCTCGCGCTCGTCGTCGGCGTCGTCCTCGGCTTTCTCGTCTGGATCGTCGCGCCCGGCTGGGTCGCCCTGCTCGTCGGGGCCGTCTTCACGGTGCCGCCGGCCGTCGGTGCGTTCCTGGCCACGCGCCGGCACCTGCTGCTGCGTGGCACCGTCGTCACCCTGTCGGGGGCGTTCCGGTCGCGCAGTGTCGATCTCGCGCGACTCGCCGGGGTCGAACTGATCGTTCGGGTGGGTGGCGTGTCGCAGGCCGTCGTGCGCGTCAACGACGGTGAGCACAATCTGGTGTCGGTCCCGCTCGCCCTGTATGCGAACGGCGGCGGTCGCGAACTCGATGTCCTGTCTCTGCGAAAGCTCGCCAATGCGCTCGCCACCAGCGAGATCGCTCCGGCGGCGGCGATCTCGTCGGTGCTCGTCGAACAGCTGCGGGCGGAGGCCCGCGACGCCGCGCTCGGCGAACGCCCGCTCTACCGGGCGATCGAACTCGCGCGCGGCGCCGGCCGCGTGCCGCAGACGACGCTGACCGATCACGAGGTGGCCTCCCTCGTCGACTGACGGGCTCGCCCGATGGACG
This window contains:
- the hisS gene encoding histidine--tRNA ligase; translated protein: MSKASTFSAPKGVPDYVPPQSAEFVAVRDGLTRAARLAGYGHVELPIFEDTGLFARGVGESTDVVTKEMYTFADRGERSVTLRPEGTAGVMRAVIEHGLDRGQLPVKLSYSGPFFRYERPQAGRYRQLQQVGVEAIGVDDPALDAEVIAVADAGFRSLGLDGFRLEITSLGDETCRPQYREKLQQFLFALPLDEETRRRAEINPLRVLDDKRPEVREMTADAPLMLDHLSDTARAHFDEVLAHLDAIGVPYVVNPRMVRGLDYYTKTTFEFVHDGLGAQSGIGGGGRYDGLMEQLGGQPLSGIGFGIGVDRTVLALAAEGKTAGSPARCEVYGVPMGDAAKAALVPIAHKLRAAGVRVDLAYGGRGLKGAMKAADKSGAVVALVLGDRELEAGEIVVKDLRNGEQHSVALTDVVARVGEVVAGA